In Streptomyces canus, one DNA window encodes the following:
- a CDS encoding RidA family protein — protein MTAERINPPELSPPTGFSHAVVATGSRLVFLAGQTALDADGKVVGESLPEQFEKALDNLLTALAAAGGTPSDLARVTVYATDIAAYRTHAPELGRIWRESAGRDYPAMAVVEVVRLWDDQAAVELDGFAVLP, from the coding sequence ATGACCGCCGAGCGCATCAACCCACCCGAACTGTCCCCGCCCACCGGCTTCTCGCACGCGGTCGTCGCCACCGGGTCCCGGCTGGTCTTCCTCGCGGGCCAGACCGCTCTCGACGCCGACGGCAAGGTGGTCGGGGAATCCCTGCCGGAGCAGTTCGAGAAGGCGCTCGACAACCTCCTCACCGCCCTGGCGGCAGCCGGTGGCACTCCGTCCGACCTCGCCCGCGTCACCGTCTACGCCACCGATATCGCCGCCTACCGCACCCACGCCCCTGAACTGGGCCGCATCTGGAGGGAGTCGGCGGGCCGGGACTACCCCGCGATGGCGGTCGTGGAGGTCGTACGGCTGTGGGACGACCAGGCGGCGGTGGAACTCGACGGCTTCGCGGTGCTGCCCTAG
- a CDS encoding acyl-CoA dehydrogenase family protein, which translates to MPAFSLEPSQTARCAQLRTLAAERLRPLAEKGEPGRVNRPLLAELGRLGLLERLFTSGALDLCLMRESLAYACTEAETALALQGLGAHPVHAYGTPAQRERWLPAVSDGSAVAAFALSEPGAGSDAAALSLSAVPDGPSRWRLTGEKCWISNAPEADFSTVFARTTPGAGARGVTAFLVPADRPGFSGTGLDMLSPHPIGALAFDAVPVRADDVLGEADRGFRVAMGTLNLFRPSVGAFAVGMAQAALDATLAHTSRRDAFGGKLRDLQSVAHTVAEMALRTDAARLMVYAAATAYDEGAPDVPKRAAMAKLLATETAQYVVDSAVQLHGARALRRGHLLEHLYREVRAPRIYEGASEVQRGIIAKELYAELATVKAGEAGEAEEAVKTMEAS; encoded by the coding sequence ATGCCCGCATTCTCGCTCGAACCGTCCCAGACCGCCCGGTGTGCGCAGCTGCGCACCCTCGCCGCGGAACGGCTGCGCCCACTCGCGGAGAAGGGCGAGCCGGGCCGTGTGAACCGTCCGCTGCTCGCTGAACTGGGCCGACTGGGCCTCCTGGAGCGCCTGTTCACCTCCGGCGCGCTGGACCTGTGCCTCATGCGGGAATCCCTCGCGTACGCCTGCACGGAGGCGGAGACGGCCCTTGCCCTCCAGGGCCTCGGTGCCCACCCCGTCCACGCGTACGGCACTCCGGCCCAGCGGGAGCGCTGGCTGCCGGCGGTGAGCGACGGCAGCGCGGTGGCCGCGTTCGCGCTCAGCGAGCCGGGCGCGGGGTCGGACGCGGCGGCGCTGTCCCTGTCCGCTGTCCCCGACGGCCCCTCCCGCTGGCGGCTCACCGGGGAGAAGTGCTGGATCTCCAACGCCCCCGAGGCCGACTTCTCCACCGTCTTCGCGCGAACCACCCCAGGCGCCGGCGCCCGCGGGGTGACCGCCTTCCTCGTGCCCGCGGACCGGCCCGGATTCAGCGGCACCGGCCTCGACATGCTCTCCCCGCACCCCATCGGCGCCCTCGCCTTCGACGCCGTGCCGGTGAGGGCCGACGACGTCCTCGGCGAGGCCGACCGCGGCTTCCGGGTCGCCATGGGCACCCTCAACCTCTTCCGGCCCAGTGTCGGCGCCTTCGCGGTCGGCATGGCGCAGGCGGCGCTGGACGCGACCCTCGCGCACACCTCCCGACGGGACGCCTTCGGCGGCAAGTTGAGGGACCTTCAGAGCGTCGCGCACACGGTCGCCGAGATGGCCCTGCGCACGGACGCGGCCCGCCTCATGGTGTACGCGGCGGCCACGGCGTACGACGAAGGAGCCCCGGACGTGCCCAAGCGCGCGGCGATGGCGAAGCTGCTCGCGACCGAGACCGCGCAGTACGTCGTCGACAGCGCGGTCCAACTGCACGGCGCACGCGCACTGCGGCGCGGTCATCTGCTGGAGCACCTGTACCGGGAGGTGCGCGCCCCGCGCATCTACGAAGGGGCGAGCGAGGTGCAACGGGGCATCATCGCCAAGGAGTTGTACGCGGAACTGGCGACCGTGAAGGCCGGGGAAGCCGGGGAAGCCGAGGAAGCCGTAAAGACGATGGAGGCTTCATGA